From Solidesulfovibrio carbinoliphilus subsp. oakridgensis, the proteins below share one genomic window:
- a CDS encoding radical SAM protein, with translation MRRRPLSTEGADLSSRRDKEDRATDSTRHVFGPVASGRLGLSLGLDLLGARICTFDCLYCEAGVTEALTTARKPYVPARRILGELADWKAAGHGLPDAVTLGGLGEPCLNTDCGEIIAGARELFPNVPVAVLTNSSLLSDPDVRSALSGADIVLPSMDTLVAAEYQRLNRPHQTLGLDAIRQGLLDFRGGFAGSIFLEILLVAGQNDSAENLGLLREFCRELAPTRVDVVTLSRPGAYPGAKAVAGDVLARFREALGAARPGPWAPSGDGHGPAGLLGDGAARAPRDPGLTDADLAARIAASVARRPQTAAGLATALGQPAPRIQSALDALLRTGAVRRERSGQDIFYSG, from the coding sequence ATGCGTCGACGGCCCTTGAGCACGGAGGGGGCGGACCTGTCAAGTAGACGCGACAAGGAGGATCGCGCCACGGACTCCACACGCCACGTTTTCGGCCCGGTGGCATCGGGCCGCCTCGGTCTGTCGCTGGGTCTTGACCTGCTTGGCGCCAGGATTTGCACGTTTGACTGCCTCTATTGCGAGGCGGGCGTGACCGAGGCCCTGACCACGGCCCGCAAACCGTATGTACCGGCCCGGCGCATCCTTGGCGAACTGGCGGACTGGAAAGCGGCCGGACACGGCCTTCCGGACGCGGTCACCCTCGGCGGCCTCGGCGAACCGTGCCTCAACACCGACTGCGGCGAGATCATCGCCGGAGCCAGGGAACTTTTCCCCAACGTCCCGGTGGCGGTGCTCACCAATTCGAGCCTGCTGTCCGATCCGGACGTCCGGTCGGCCCTTTCCGGGGCCGACATCGTGCTGCCCTCCATGGACACATTGGTCGCGGCCGAGTACCAACGCCTGAACCGGCCCCACCAAACCCTCGGCCTGGACGCCATCCGCCAGGGACTGCTCGATTTTCGGGGCGGTTTCGCCGGATCGATCTTTCTCGAAATCCTCCTTGTGGCCGGACAAAACGACTCCGCGGAAAATCTGGGGCTGTTGCGGGAATTTTGCCGCGAACTCGCGCCCACCCGCGTGGATGTCGTCACCCTGTCCCGGCCCGGCGCCTATCCCGGGGCCAAGGCCGTCGCCGGCGACGTCCTGGCCCGTTTTCGGGAGGCTCTCGGCGCCGCCCGGCCCGGGCCTTGGGCCCCCAGCGGCGACGGCCACGGTCCGGCCGGCCTTTTGGGAGACGGCGCCGCCCGGGCTCCGCGCGACCCCGGGCTCACGGATGCAGACCTCGCGGCCCGTATCGCCGCATCCGTAGCCCGCCGTCCGCAGACGGCGGCGGGACTGGCCACGGCCCTTGGCCAGCCGGCCCCGCGCATCCAATCGGCCCTTGACGCCCTTCTGCGGACCGGTGCGGTCCGGCGGGAGCGGTCGGGCCAGGACATTTTTTATTCCGGGTGA
- a CDS encoding tRNA (adenine-N1)-methyltransferase: MKQGDLILLVSPKGKRYLRRFEPDMVLHTHEGMIRFADVEQAGCGGAVTTHLGHLFRILRPSTYDLVKGVKRSTQIMYPKEIGYVLLKLGIGPGVRVIEAGSGSGGLTLALAWHVGATGRVYTFERRPEFFALSGENLEAVGLLDQVSRFNHDIATGFYPEEYVAGDPLRDPSDADALFLDVRTPWDYLESAARVVRPGAPVGFLLPTVNQISELLAAMEESPFEDVEVLEILVRRYKPVPERLRPEDRMVAHTGFLVFARHGGLAAYTRPAPLPPAPDLDLLDQPCGDTPAPEEESSPNSGQSD, translated from the coding sequence GTGAAACAGGGCGATTTGATACTTCTGGTCTCTCCCAAGGGCAAGCGATATCTGCGGCGTTTCGAGCCGGATATGGTCCTGCACACGCACGAAGGCATGATTCGCTTCGCGGATGTGGAGCAGGCCGGTTGCGGCGGTGCGGTCACCACCCACCTCGGCCACCTGTTCCGGATCCTGCGCCCCTCCACCTACGACCTGGTCAAGGGCGTCAAACGCTCGACCCAGATCATGTACCCCAAGGAGATCGGGTATGTCCTGCTCAAATTGGGCATCGGCCCGGGCGTGCGGGTCATCGAGGCCGGCAGCGGCTCGGGCGGCCTGACCCTGGCCCTGGCCTGGCACGTGGGCGCGACGGGCCGGGTCTACACCTTCGAGCGCCGGCCGGAATTTTTCGCCCTGTCCGGCGAAAACCTAGAGGCGGTCGGGCTTTTGGATCAGGTCAGCCGGTTCAACCATGACATCGCCACGGGTTTTTACCCCGAGGAGTACGTGGCCGGCGACCCGCTGCGCGATCCCTCGGACGCCGACGCCCTGTTTCTGGATGTCCGCACCCCCTGGGATTACCTCGAAAGCGCGGCCCGGGTCGTGCGCCCGGGGGCCCCGGTCGGCTTTCTCCTGCCCACGGTCAACCAGATCAGCGAGCTGCTGGCGGCCATGGAAGAGTCCCCGTTCGAGGACGTGGAAGTCCTGGAAATCCTGGTGCGCCGCTACAAGCCCGTGCCCGAGCGGCTACGGCCCGAGGACCGGATGGTGGCCCACACCGGCTTTCTGGTCTTCGCCCGCCACGGGGGCCTGGCCGCCTACACCCGGCCGGCCCCCCTGCCCCCGGCCCCGGACCTGGACCTGCTGGACCAGCCCTGCGGCGACACCCCGGCCCCGGAGGAAGAGTCTTCTCCGAATTCCGGCCAATCCGATTGA
- a CDS encoding ATP-binding protein yields MPLNAPRTELPQTFKRLLDPLTSLLGIPVSVSAAADAPLWPDPGREAHDILHREFPEYGPCPILADPDAIPLDGTAPSAVCPLGLTVRRFALPLGDDGTGLLTLGPYFMCPDDREALAGRSVAADAALTLIPCVPADKHTLLKKFCEEFSSFAGMAVRAGAAKEIFLANMSHELRTPLNGIMGMLSLLLQGELASRQRQFLELAMEASNQLLGVVNDLLELTNISMGRLELAEVPFRLRQGLSGLLTACAEDATRRGLAFTAAIDDEVPDVLVGDLARLRQILLNIIGNAIKFTEKGAVSVHVSLGNCPPRQNASTLRFCVRDTGVGIPPDKHGHIFERFAIGEDFLNKRYAKTGLGLSISKEIVEKMGGAMRLESVQGQGSAFSFTAVFRHGDVLSRPDTAPSGGGTPYACQGAVVAYAEDEPVSQLLVRRILEDRGYLPILADSGEKLLEILRTQPVDLVLMDIQMPGICGLETTARIRAGDIPCVAPDIPIVGLTAFATVEDRKLGLASGMTDYITKPVTRQVLLHVLERALTGRRLTSDLKSLPA; encoded by the coding sequence ATGCCCCTCAATGCGCCGCGCACGGAACTGCCCCAGACCTTCAAGCGACTTCTCGACCCGCTGACGTCGCTGCTTGGCATCCCGGTTTCCGTCTCGGCCGCCGCTGACGCGCCCCTCTGGCCGGATCCGGGGCGCGAGGCGCATGACATCCTGCACCGCGAGTTTCCCGAATACGGCCCCTGCCCCATACTGGCCGACCCGGACGCCATTCCCCTCGACGGCACGGCGCCGTCGGCCGTCTGCCCCCTGGGGCTGACCGTGCGCCGCTTCGCCCTGCCCCTTGGCGACGACGGGACGGGCCTCCTGACCCTTGGCCCCTATTTCATGTGCCCCGACGATCGGGAAGCGCTTGCCGGCCGCTCGGTCGCCGCCGACGCCGCCCTGACGCTCATTCCCTGCGTGCCCGCCGACAAGCACACCCTGCTCAAAAAATTTTGCGAGGAGTTTTCCTCCTTTGCCGGCATGGCCGTCCGGGCCGGCGCGGCCAAGGAGATCTTCCTGGCCAACATGAGCCATGAACTGCGCACGCCCTTAAACGGCATCATGGGCATGCTGAGCCTCCTGCTCCAGGGGGAGCTGGCCTCGCGGCAGCGCCAGTTCCTGGAGCTGGCCATGGAGGCGTCCAACCAGCTGCTCGGCGTGGTCAACGACCTCTTGGAACTGACCAATATCTCCATGGGCCGCCTGGAGCTGGCCGAAGTCCCGTTTCGGCTGCGCCAGGGACTGTCCGGGCTGCTGACCGCCTGCGCCGAGGACGCCACCCGCCGCGGCCTGGCCTTCACGGCGGCCATCGACGACGAGGTGCCCGATGTCCTGGTGGGCGACCTGGCCAGGCTGCGCCAGATCCTCCTCAACATCATCGGCAACGCCATCAAATTCACGGAGAAAGGCGCCGTCTCGGTCCACGTCTCCCTCGGGAATTGCCCGCCACGGCAAAACGCCTCCACCCTGCGCTTTTGCGTGCGCGATACCGGCGTCGGCATTCCCCCGGACAAGCATGGCCACATTTTCGAACGGTTCGCCATTGGCGAGGATTTCCTCAACAAACGCTACGCCAAAACCGGGCTTGGCCTTTCCATCTCCAAGGAGATCGTGGAAAAAATGGGTGGGGCCATGCGCCTTGAAAGCGTCCAGGGCCAGGGAAGCGCTTTTTCCTTCACAGCCGTCTTCCGCCACGGCGACGTCCTGTCCCGCCCGGACACCGCCCCCTCCGGGGGGGGCACGCCCTATGCCTGCCAGGGAGCGGTCGTTGCCTACGCCGAGGACGAGCCCGTCAGCCAGCTGCTCGTGCGGCGCATCCTGGAAGACCGGGGCTATCTCCCGATCCTGGCCGATTCCGGGGAAAAGCTCCTGGAGATCCTCCGGACCCAGCCCGTGGACCTTGTGCTCATGGATATCCAGATGCCGGGCATCTGCGGCCTGGAAACCACCGCCCGCATCCGGGCCGGCGACATCCCCTGCGTGGCGCCGGACATCCCCATCGTGGGGCTGACCGCCTTTGCCACGGTCGAGGACCGCAAACTCGGGCTGGCCTCCGGCATGACCGACTACATCACCAAGCCCGTCACCCGCCAGGTGCTCCTGCATGTTCTCGAACGCGCCCTGACGGGACGCCGGCTGACAAGCGACTTGAAATCCCTGCCGGCCTAG
- a CDS encoding phenylacetate--CoA ligase family protein, producing the protein MTRKDRTEGIYSRREVLDESERRQYYQIQIKDLLSYAYRYSEDVKKRFDRAQFQASKFKTLSDLKHIPILKKKELIFLQSMGPRLGGLLTKDMGELRRIFLSPGPIFDPEDREEDYWGWTEGFYACGFRSGDLVQVTFNYHLTPAGLMFEEPLKNLGCAVVPAGPGNSATQLEIMQKLRATGYVGTPSYLMHLAQKGEEMGLNLRKDLYMEVAFVTGEKFSEKLRTNLEKKFDIIMRQGYGTADVGCVGYECFHKTGLHIANRAFVEICHPDTGIPLKDGEVGEIVVTAFNKTYPLIRLATGDLSYIERAPCPCGRTSPRLGSIVGRVDTTARIKGMFVYPHQVEQVITRFEEIKRWQIEVTNPGGIDEMNLIVEASNFKREEDLLHKFREKIKLRPGLTVVAPGTLPPQIRPIEDKRKWD; encoded by the coding sequence ATGACCCGTAAGGACCGCACCGAGGGCATCTACTCCCGCCGGGAAGTGCTCGACGAATCCGAACGCCGGCAGTATTACCAGATCCAGATCAAGGATCTGCTGTCCTACGCCTACCGGTATTCCGAGGACGTCAAGAAACGCTTTGACCGCGCACAGTTCCAGGCCTCGAAGTTCAAGACCCTCTCGGACCTCAAGCACATACCCATTCTCAAAAAGAAGGAACTCATCTTTCTGCAGTCCATGGGTCCGCGCCTGGGAGGGCTTCTCACCAAGGACATGGGCGAATTGCGCCGCATCTTCCTGTCCCCCGGCCCCATCTTCGATCCCGAAGACCGCGAGGAAGACTACTGGGGTTGGACCGAAGGCTTCTATGCCTGCGGCTTCCGCTCCGGCGACCTCGTGCAGGTGACCTTCAACTACCACCTGACCCCGGCCGGCCTCATGTTCGAGGAGCCGCTCAAAAACCTCGGCTGCGCCGTGGTTCCGGCCGGCCCCGGCAACTCGGCCACCCAGCTCGAAATCATGCAGAAGCTGCGGGCCACGGGCTACGTCGGCACCCCGAGCTACCTCATGCACCTGGCCCAGAAGGGCGAGGAGATGGGGCTTAACCTGCGCAAAGACCTGTACATGGAAGTGGCCTTTGTCACGGGCGAGAAGTTTTCCGAAAAGCTTCGGACCAACCTCGAAAAGAAATTCGACATCATCATGCGCCAGGGCTACGGCACGGCCGATGTCGGATGCGTGGGCTACGAGTGTTTCCACAAGACCGGGCTGCACATCGCCAACCGGGCCTTTGTGGAAATCTGCCACCCGGACACGGGCATTCCGCTCAAGGACGGGGAAGTCGGCGAGATCGTGGTCACGGCCTTTAACAAGACCTATCCGTTGATCCGCCTTGCCACCGGCGACCTGTCCTACATCGAGCGCGCCCCCTGCCCCTGCGGCCGGACCTCGCCGCGCCTTGGGTCCATCGTCGGCCGGGTCGACACCACCGCCCGCATCAAGGGCATGTTCGTCTACCCGCACCAGGTCGAGCAGGTCATCACCCGGTTCGAAGAGATCAAACGGTGGCAGATCGAGGTCACCAACCCGGGCGGCATCGACGAGATGAACCTCATCGTCGAGGCCTCGAACTTCAAGCGGGAGGAAGACCTGCTCCACAAGTTCCGGGAGAAGATCAAGCTGCGTCCGGGCCTGACCGTGGTCGCCCCCGGCACCCTGCCGCCCCAGATCCGTCCCATCGAGGACAAGCGCAAGTGGGATTAG
- a CDS encoding ChaN family lipoprotein, with product MGLAEDGKMPPAAGGNHPPRPPWTGQGAGLPRVLAGLFLAGSLVAGLGGCAPRQTADPAAMAAPRISPEALLAPAGGPVAAAAFASGLARADYILLGEEHPNPCDHLAQAGVLRRLVAAGVRPAVGFEMVPADYQDVLDAFNAGKLSVADLPHALSWKKTWGYDFALYAPIFETAREYGLPVFALNAPSGLARKVGRVGLEGLTPTERAALPGAILPPAPAQVEELRELFAQHAAMLEKAAKAPADRDRLADFLAVQSLWDTQMAARAFLARARTGRPVVVIAGGGHVERGFGIARRLAVFDPKARVETVMPWRGGENPDPAQAGTFYACPAVHKSRLGMTLSHEAPAPGQPAQALLVTAVAPGSPAAAAGLLAGDAVTAAGSHAASSLGVLHTAAVEAAQAGTPLALTVFRAGETLTLSIPLAMPATSKK from the coding sequence GTGGGATTAGCGGAAGACGGGAAGATGCCTCCGGCGGCCGGGGGGAATCATCCCCCCCGACCCCCCTGGACCGGCCAGGGCGCGGGACTTCCCCGCGTCCTGGCCGGTTTGTTCCTGGCCGGAAGCCTCGTTGCCGGCCTTGGTGGCTGCGCCCCGCGCCAGACGGCCGATCCGGCCGCCATGGCGGCCCCCCGGATCTCGCCGGAAGCCTTGCTCGCCCCGGCCGGCGGGCCGGTCGCGGCCGCGGCCTTTGCCTCGGGCCTGGCCCGGGCCGACTACATCCTCCTTGGCGAGGAGCATCCCAACCCCTGCGACCATCTGGCCCAGGCCGGGGTCCTGCGCCGCCTGGTCGCCGCCGGCGTGCGTCCGGCCGTCGGCTTCGAGATGGTGCCCGCCGATTACCAGGATGTGCTCGACGCGTTCAACGCCGGCAAGCTTTCGGTCGCCGACCTGCCCCACGCCCTGTCCTGGAAAAAGACCTGGGGCTATGATTTCGCGCTCTACGCGCCCATTTTCGAGACCGCCCGGGAGTACGGCCTGCCGGTCTTCGCCCTGAACGCGCCGTCCGGCCTGGCCCGGAAGGTCGGCCGCGTCGGCCTCGAAGGGCTCACGCCCACCGAACGGGCCGCGCTTCCGGGCGCCATCCTGCCGCCGGCCCCGGCCCAGGTCGAGGAGCTGCGGGAACTGTTCGCCCAGCATGCGGCCATGCTCGAAAAGGCGGCCAAGGCTCCGGCCGACCGCGACCGGCTGGCCGATTTCCTGGCCGTCCAGTCGCTGTGGGACACGCAGATGGCCGCCCGGGCCTTCCTCGCCCGGGCCCGGACCGGCCGGCCGGTGGTGGTCATCGCCGGCGGCGGCCATGTGGAGCGGGGTTTCGGCATCGCCCGCCGTCTGGCCGTCTTTGATCCCAAGGCCCGGGTCGAGACCGTCATGCCCTGGCGCGGCGGCGAAAACCCGGATCCGGCCCAGGCCGGAACCTTTTACGCCTGTCCGGCCGTCCACAAAAGCCGGCTCGGCATGACCCTGTCCCACGAGGCCCCGGCGCCGGGCCAGCCGGCCCAGGCGCTCCTGGTCACGGCCGTGGCCCCCGGCTCTCCGGCCGCCGCCGCCGGCCTCCTGGCCGGGGACGCGGTCACCGCCGCCGGCAGCCACGCGGCGTCGAGCCTCGGCGTGCTCCACACCGCGGCCGTGGAGGCGGCCCAGGCGGGAACGCCGCTCGCTCTGACCGTCTTCCGGGCCGGTGAGACCCTGACGCTCTCCATCCCTCTGGCCATGCCCGCGACCTCGAAGAAGTAG
- the mutM gene encoding bifunctional DNA-formamidopyrimidine glycosylase/DNA-(apurinic or apyrimidinic site) lyase, with the protein MPELPEVETIARALAPGLVGRVVVGIEAPDRKVLAAPKTRAAWARAAAGRTVTAVSRRAKLLLVHLGPAPAPGSLPGAPDLDEDTLLFAFHLKMTGRFHIAPTDAPPPAYARLLVRLDDGQSLVFSDMRRFGTARLLTPQALSDWPFYATLGPEPWDMTPEAFEAALSRRTTRIKAVLLDQTVMAGIGNIYADESLFAAGIRPDTPAKSLSAGQRQKLLAAVQAVIGRAIAAGGSTIRDYRTPDGVEGGFQHQFTVYGKAGEPCPGCRAVLVAAKVAGRTSTFCPHCQK; encoded by the coding sequence ATGCCCGAACTGCCCGAGGTGGAAACCATTGCCCGGGCCCTGGCTCCAGGGCTCGTCGGCCGCGTGGTCGTCGGCATCGAGGCCCCGGACCGCAAGGTCCTGGCCGCGCCCAAAACCCGGGCCGCCTGGGCCAGGGCCGCGGCCGGCCGCACCGTCACCGCCGTCTCCCGCCGGGCCAAGCTCCTGCTCGTCCACCTCGGCCCCGCCCCTGCCCCCGGCTCCCTCCCCGGGGCTCCGGACCTCGACGAAGACACGCTCCTTTTCGCCTTTCACTTGAAGATGACCGGCCGCTTCCACATCGCCCCCACCGACGCCCCGCCGCCGGCCTACGCCCGGCTGCTCGTGCGCCTGGACGACGGCCAGTCCCTGGTTTTTTCCGACATGCGCCGCTTCGGCACGGCCCGCCTCCTCACGCCCCAGGCGCTTTCCGACTGGCCCTTTTACGCCACCCTCGGCCCCGAGCCCTGGGACATGACGCCGGAGGCCTTCGAGGCCGCCCTCTCCCGGCGCACCACCCGGATAAAAGCGGTCCTCCTCGACCAGACGGTCATGGCCGGCATCGGCAACATCTACGCCGACGAGTCCCTCTTTGCCGCCGGCATCCGGCCGGACACGCCGGCCAAATCCCTTTCCGCCGGACAGCGGCAAAAGCTCCTGGCCGCCGTCCAGGCCGTCATCGGGCGGGCCATCGCGGCCGGCGGCAGCACCATCCGCGACTACCGGACCCCGGACGGGGTCGAAGGCGGCTTCCAGCACCAGTTCACGGTCTACGGCAAGGCCGGCGAGCCGTGTCCGGGCTGCCGGGCGGTCCTTGTTGCGGCCAAGGTGGCCGGCCGCACCTCCACCTTTTGCCCCCATTGCCAAAAGTAA
- the murJ gene encoding murein biosynthesis integral membrane protein MurJ — protein sequence MSQHVRQIAKDASIVGGATLLSRLLGFFRDMILAYVLGTGIAADAFYVAYRLPNMMRRLFAEGSMTMAFVPVFSRLREEEGDERAFAMPRAALVWLLMILGVLTTLAIVFARPLTLLITPGFADDPKLFELTVELTRIVFPYIIEISVVALCMGVLNSYGHFLAPALATSELNTIIIIGAGVAWLFHLDVAHTLAWAVVVGGFGQVLMQQPQMRKFGFTWRGPWSLRDKGVARMGKLMVPTAFGAAVYQLNIVIGTLLASYLPTGSISYLYYADRLVQFPLGVFGVAVGTVALPGLAKLAASGKTGEFTDTLNASLRLTLFICLPATAGLIALADPMVRVLFGRGAFGADAIAATAGALVAYGAGLPAFACVRPLYAAYFALSDTRTPAVTAAACLMVYVVAGLALMGSTAHVGLALATSISSWFNVLVLGFVLRKKLGGSWFAPGRTTLWGAILSLGVGIGAYATAGHPYPALAGIAVWAVAYMALASLFRVEEARMLTDFVCRRLRRRKGQA from the coding sequence ATGTCGCAGCATGTGAGACAGATCGCCAAGGACGCCTCCATTGTCGGGGGCGCGACCTTGCTCTCAAGGCTCCTCGGTTTTTTCCGGGACATGATCCTGGCCTACGTCCTTGGCACCGGCATCGCGGCCGACGCCTTTTACGTGGCCTACCGCCTGCCGAACATGATGCGCCGGCTTTTCGCCGAGGGCTCCATGACCATGGCCTTTGTGCCGGTTTTTTCCAGGCTGCGGGAAGAAGAGGGCGATGAGCGGGCCTTTGCCATGCCGCGCGCGGCCCTGGTCTGGCTGCTCATGATTCTGGGCGTGCTGACGACGCTCGCCATCGTTTTCGCCCGGCCGCTGACATTGCTCATCACGCCCGGGTTCGCGGATGACCCCAAACTTTTCGAACTGACGGTGGAACTGACGCGCATCGTCTTCCCCTACATCATCGAGATCTCGGTCGTCGCCTTGTGCATGGGCGTGCTCAATTCCTACGGGCATTTCCTGGCCCCGGCCCTGGCCACCTCCGAGCTCAACACCATCATCATCATCGGCGCGGGCGTGGCCTGGCTCTTTCACCTCGACGTGGCCCACACCCTGGCCTGGGCCGTGGTCGTCGGCGGCTTTGGCCAGGTGCTCATGCAGCAGCCGCAGATGCGCAAATTCGGCTTCACCTGGCGCGGGCCCTGGTCGCTTCGGGACAAGGGCGTGGCCCGGATGGGCAAGCTCATGGTGCCGACGGCCTTTGGAGCGGCCGTCTACCAGCTCAACATCGTCATCGGCACGCTCCTCGCCTCCTACCTGCCGACCGGCAGCATCTCCTACCTCTACTACGCCGACCGGCTGGTCCAGTTTCCCCTCGGCGTCTTCGGGGTGGCCGTCGGCACGGTGGCCCTGCCGGGTCTGGCCAAGCTCGCCGCCTCGGGCAAGACCGGCGAATTCACCGATACGCTCAACGCCTCCCTGCGCCTGACCCTTTTCATCTGCCTGCCGGCCACGGCCGGGCTCATCGCCCTGGCCGACCCCATGGTGCGGGTCCTTTTCGGCCGGGGGGCCTTCGGGGCCGACGCCATTGCGGCCACGGCCGGGGCCCTCGTGGCCTACGGCGCGGGGCTGCCGGCCTTCGCCTGCGTGCGGCCGCTCTACGCCGCCTACTTCGCCCTCTCCGACACCCGCACCCCGGCCGTGACCGCGGCCGCCTGCCTGATGGTCTACGTCGTCGCGGGCCTGGCCCTCATGGGGTCCACGGCCCATGTGGGACTGGCCCTGGCCACCTCCATCTCCTCCTGGTTCAACGTCCTGGTCCTTGGCTTCGTTCTGCGCAAGAAGCTCGGCGGCTCGTGGTTCGCGCCCGGCCGCACCACCCTCTGGGGCGCGATCCTGAGCCTTGGCGTCGGCATCGGCGCCTATGCCACGGCCGGCCATCCTTACCCGGCCCTGGCCGGCATCGCGGTGTGGGCCGTGGCCTACATGGCCCTGGCCTCCCTCTTTCGGGTCGAGGAGGCCCGGATGCTGACGGACTTCGTCTGCCGCCGGCTGCGACGGCGCAAGGGGCAGGCCTGA
- a CDS encoding GAF domain-containing hybrid sensor histidine kinase/response regulator, which produces MLQPDAPASPKGEARFRLMAESLELLTHVAQSLAAAHDLESIMRIVRTAARQLAGSDGATFVLRDGDKCYYADEEAIEPLWKGQRFPLEQCISGWVMLNKMSTVIEDIYADARIPADAYRPTFVKSLVMVPVNRQAPIGAIGNYWATRHVPGPDQVELLQSLADLVSVAIENAYLYDALKTRAAELAIQKEAAEQASRAKTEFLANMSHEIRTPLNGIFGMIQLIDNSNLDEYQKEYLVAAKHSCKRLTSLLSHILDLSSIESGKFSLRENTFSLSDIKESVRELFAIESARKKLLFQFNLDLRLPSRVIGDEARVLQILFNLAGNAIKFTESGSVRIDACELPRHDPDACRVLFTIEDSGIGIPDQLQKEIFDPFVQAEGAYKRRFQGAGLGLAIVRKLVRLLGGTLAVDSVEGEGTTFYLSLPFRLPPSAGQSADAAPASDRDFPQTKGHILFVEDDAVNALSGKSLLRTAGFSLDLAMDGREALELLRQKHFDLILMDIQLPVLDGVEATRVIRSAKEFESQSRVPIIAMTAYAMAGDREKFLKAGFDAYLSKPFTMEELNDTILNFIVKKQ; this is translated from the coding sequence ATGTTGCAGCCTGACGCCCCCGCTTCTCCGAAAGGCGAGGCCCGTTTCCGTCTGATGGCGGAATCCCTGGAATTATTGACGCACGTCGCCCAGAGCCTGGCTGCGGCCCATGATCTGGAATCCATCATGCGCATCGTGCGCACCGCTGCCCGACAGCTGGCCGGATCGGACGGAGCCACCTTTGTTCTGCGCGACGGCGACAAGTGCTATTACGCGGACGAGGAAGCCATCGAGCCCTTGTGGAAGGGCCAGCGGTTTCCGTTGGAACAGTGCATCAGCGGCTGGGTCATGCTCAACAAGATGTCGACCGTCATCGAAGACATCTATGCCGATGCCCGTATCCCGGCCGACGCCTATCGGCCGACGTTCGTCAAATCCCTGGTCATGGTGCCGGTCAACCGCCAGGCGCCCATCGGCGCCATCGGCAACTACTGGGCCACCAGACACGTGCCGGGGCCCGATCAGGTCGAACTGCTGCAATCGCTGGCCGACCTTGTTTCCGTGGCCATCGAAAACGCCTACCTCTACGACGCACTCAAGACCCGGGCTGCGGAACTGGCCATCCAGAAAGAGGCGGCCGAACAGGCCAGCCGGGCCAAAACCGAGTTTTTGGCCAATATGAGCCACGAAATCCGCACGCCGCTCAACGGCATCTTCGGCATGATCCAGCTGATCGACAACAGCAATCTGGACGAGTATCAAAAAGAATATCTCGTGGCCGCCAAGCATTCCTGCAAGCGCCTGACCAGCCTCCTGTCCCACATCCTCGATCTCTCGAGCATCGAATCCGGGAAATTCAGCCTGCGGGAAAACACCTTCTCCCTGTCCGACATCAAGGAATCGGTGCGGGAGCTTTTTGCCATCGAATCCGCGCGCAAAAAACTTTTGTTCCAATTCAACCTGGATCTTCGGCTTCCCTCCCGGGTCATCGGCGACGAAGCGCGCGTGCTGCAGATTCTTTTCAACCTGGCCGGCAACGCCATCAAGTTCACCGAGAGCGGTTCGGTCCGCATCGACGCCTGCGAACTGCCGCGACACGATCCCGACGCCTGCCGGGTTCTCTTTACCATTGAGGATTCCGGCATCGGCATCCCGGACCAGTTGCAAAAGGAAATCTTCGATCCGTTCGTCCAGGCGGAAGGCGCCTACAAGCGCCGGTTTCAGGGCGCGGGCCTCGGCCTGGCCATTGTCCGCAAGCTGGTGCGCCTGCTGGGAGGGACCCTGGCGGTCGACTCCGTGGAGGGGGAGGGAACGACCTTTTACCTGTCCTTGCCGTTTCGGTTGCCGCCAAGCGCCGGCCAGTCCGCCGATGCGGCGCCCGCATCCGACAGGGACTTCCCGCAGACCAAGGGCCATATCCTTTTTGTCGAAGACGACGCCGTCAATGCGCTGAGCGGGAAAAGCCTCCTGCGCACCGCCGGCTTTTCACTGGATCTGGCCATGGATGGCCGGGAAGCCCTGGAACTTCTCAGGCAAAAGCATTTTGACCTCATCTTGATGGATATCCAACTGCCGGTTCTGGACGGCGTCGAAGCGACGCGCGTCATTCGCAGTGCCAAGGAATTCGAATCCCAATCCCGTGTTCCGATCATTGCCATGACCGCGTATGCCATGGCCGGGGATCGGGAAAAATTTCTGAAGGCCGGGTTTGACGCCTATCTGTCCAAACCCTTCACCATGGAAGAGCTGAACGATACCATCCTGAATTTTATCGTTAAAAAGCAGTAG
- a CDS encoding iron hydrogenase small subunit, whose protein sequence is MSIVHFTRRGFVKAACVLSGGALMGLRFTGKALAAAKQLKEYMQDRIGGVYGADGKFKVRASQDNAQVQALYKGYLEHPLGHKSEHLLHTTWTDRSKGLSRITAEGKYPNPRAKEFEGTTYPYE, encoded by the coding sequence ATGTCGATTGTCCACTTCACCCGGCGGGGATTCGTCAAGGCCGCCTGCGTGCTCTCCGGCGGGGCGCTTATGGGTCTTCGCTTCACGGGCAAGGCCCTGGCCGCGGCCAAGCAGCTCAAGGAATACATGCAGGACCGGATTGGCGGGGTCTACGGCGCGGACGGGAAGTTCAAGGTCCGGGCCTCCCAGGACAACGCCCAGGTCCAAGCCCTCTATAAGGGCTACCTGGAGCATCCCCTGGGGCATAAATCGGAGCACCTGTTGCACACGACCTGGACGGACCGCTCCAAGGGCCTGTCCCGGATCACGGCCGAAGGGAAATACCCCAACCCCCGGGCCAAGGAATTCGAGGGCACGACCTATCCCTACGAATAG